In Sphingomonas sp. R1, a single genomic region encodes these proteins:
- a CDS encoding MarC family protein, whose amino-acid sequence MIELFVSSLVTFFVIIDPPGCAPIFAGLTAGTNSVHRRAMAVRAVMVASIILLGFALFGEALLHALGISLNAFRIAGGIMLFLIALEMVFEKRTERREDRAEKVKAEDPVDISIFPMAMPMIAGPGSIASVMLLMSQSQGIQQSLVVLAAMLTILLLTLGALLAAGPIMRVVGAKIEAVVSRLLGVLLAALAVQFVIDGIRAALAAG is encoded by the coding sequence TTGATCGAGCTGTTCGTCTCCTCGCTGGTCACCTTCTTCGTCATCATCGACCCGCCCGGCTGCGCGCCGATCTTCGCGGGGCTGACGGCGGGGACCAATTCGGTGCACCGTCGCGCGATGGCGGTGCGTGCGGTGATGGTCGCCTCGATCATCCTGCTCGGCTTCGCGCTGTTCGGCGAGGCGCTGCTGCACGCGCTCGGGATCAGCCTCAACGCCTTCCGCATCGCCGGCGGCATCATGCTGTTCCTGATCGCGCTGGAAATGGTGTTCGAGAAGCGCACCGAGCGGCGCGAGGACCGCGCCGAGAAGGTCAAGGCCGAGGATCCGGTCGACATCTCGATCTTCCCGATGGCGATGCCGATGATCGCCGGGCCGGGGTCGATCGCGTCGGTCATGCTGCTGATGTCGCAGAGCCAGGGCATCCAGCAGTCGCTGGTCGTACTCGCGGCGATGCTGACCATCCTGCTACTCACGCTGGGCGCGCTGCTCGCCGCCGGGCCGATCATGCGGGTGGTGGGCGCGAAGATCGAGGCGGTGGTCTCGCGGCTGCTCGGCGTGCTGCTTGCGGCGCTGGCGGTGCAGTTCGTGATCGACGGCATCCGCGCCGCGCTCGCGGCGGGGTGA
- the folD gene encoding bifunctional methylenetetrahydrofolate dehydrogenase/methenyltetrahydrofolate cyclohydrolase FolD: MTAEIIDGKAFAAGLRARIASLVPAFEAAAGRVPGLAVVLVGEDPASAVYVRSKGKQTREAGMASFEHKLSADTTQADLLALVDRLNADASVDGILVQLPLPKHIDEQEVLLRIHPDKDVDGFHPVNAGRLATGLEGFVPCTPLGCLMLLQDKLGSLSGLDAVVIGRSNIVGKPMAALLTKASATVTIVHSRTRNLPHYLRHADIVVAAVGIPHFVKGEWLKPGATVIDVGINRTENGLVGDVDFDGAASVAGAITPVPGGVGPMTIACLLRNTLVAAHRNAGVPLEADAI, encoded by the coding sequence ATGACGGCTGAGATCATCGACGGCAAGGCATTTGCCGCGGGCCTGCGGGCCCGCATCGCTTCCCTGGTTCCTGCATTCGAAGCGGCGGCGGGGCGTGTGCCCGGTCTCGCCGTGGTGCTGGTGGGCGAGGACCCCGCCTCCGCCGTCTATGTCCGCTCCAAGGGCAAGCAGACCCGCGAGGCCGGCATGGCGAGCTTCGAGCACAAGCTGTCCGCCGACACGACGCAGGCCGATCTGCTTGCGCTGGTCGACCGGCTCAACGCCGATGCCAGTGTCGACGGCATCCTGGTCCAGCTGCCGCTGCCCAAGCACATCGACGAGCAGGAAGTGCTGCTGCGCATCCACCCCGACAAGGATGTGGACGGCTTCCACCCGGTCAATGCCGGCCGCCTCGCCACGGGTCTCGAGGGCTTCGTGCCCTGCACCCCGCTCGGCTGCCTGATGCTGCTGCAGGACAAGCTGGGCAGCCTGTCGGGTCTCGACGCGGTGGTGATCGGCCGCTCGAACATCGTCGGCAAGCCGATGGCGGCGCTGCTCACCAAGGCGAGCGCGACGGTAACGATCGTCCATTCGCGCACCCGCAACCTGCCGCATTATCTCCGCCACGCCGACATCGTCGTCGCCGCGGTGGGCATCCCCCATTTCGTCAAGGGCGAGTGGCTCAAGCCCGGCGCGACGGTGATCGACGTCGGCATCAACCGCACCGAGAACGGCCTGGTCGGCGATGTCGATTTCGACGGCGCGGCGAGTGTCGCCGGCGCGATCACGCCGGTGCCGGGCGGCGTCGGCCCGATGACCATCGCCTGCCTGCTGCGCAACACGCTGGTCGCCGCCCACCGCAATGCCGGGGTGCCGCTCGAGGCAGACGCGATTTGA
- a CDS encoding DUF167 domain-containing protein, with amino-acid sequence MPAWRPSATGIEIAVRVTPRASRDVLAAGTHEHFAARLAAPPVEGAANAALVPLVAKTFGVAKRDVTLVAGETARLKRLSIAGDGAALEQIARSLYGEGHDG; translated from the coding sequence GTGCCGGCCTGGCGGCCCAGCGCCACCGGGATCGAGATTGCGGTGCGCGTGACGCCCCGCGCGTCGCGCGACGTGCTGGCGGCCGGAACGCACGAGCATTTCGCCGCCCGCCTTGCCGCCCCGCCGGTGGAGGGTGCCGCCAATGCCGCGCTGGTGCCGCTGGTCGCCAAGACCTTCGGGGTCGCCAAGCGCGACGTGACGCTGGTCGCGGGCGAGACGGCGCGGCTCAAGCGACTTTCGATCGCCGGGGACGGTGCGGCGCTGGAACAAATCGCCCGCAGCCTCTATGGCGAGGGGCATGACGGCTGA
- a CDS encoding YggT family protein — MLLQIVQVVLTIVWWIIVVQAILSWLIAFNVINTHSEFVRSVWTALQRMTEPLYRPIRRILPDFGALDISPMVVLLILYILQTIVIPRIALMIAGAGV; from the coding sequence ATGTTGCTGCAGATCGTGCAGGTGGTGCTGACGATCGTCTGGTGGATCATCGTCGTCCAGGCGATCCTGTCGTGGCTGATCGCGTTCAACGTCATCAACACGCACAGCGAGTTTGTGCGTTCGGTATGGACCGCGCTGCAGCGGATGACCGAGCCGCTCTATCGCCCGATCCGCCGCATCCTGCCGGATTTCGGCGCGCTGGACATCTCGCCGATGGTCGTCCTGCTGATCCTCTACATCCTGCAGACGATCGTGATTCCGCGGATCGCGCTCATGATCGCCGGCGCCGGGGTGTAA
- the argB gene encoding acetylglutamate kinase: protein MTDHAPHPALLAKAETLTEALPYLQRYAGATFVVKYGGHAMGDPELARDFAEDVVLLKAVGINPIVVHGGGPQIGRMLKRLGVESTFVGGLRVTDKATAEIAEMVLAGSINKEIVAWIAAAGGKAVGISGKDAGLVRAEKVQRTEADPLQGIERHVDLGFVGEPVAVDISILQSLAASGFIPVVSPIALGADGHTYNINADTMAGAIAGACGAKRFFLLTDVPGVLSKTGDLLTDLDAARVQALKDDGTISGGMIPKVETCVNAVAAGVDAAVILDGRIPHGMLLEIFTRQGVGTLVHS, encoded by the coding sequence ATGACCGACCACGCTCCCCATCCCGCGCTGCTCGCCAAGGCCGAAACGCTCACCGAGGCGCTGCCCTATCTGCAGCGCTATGCCGGCGCCACCTTCGTCGTGAAATATGGCGGCCACGCCATGGGCGACCCCGAGCTGGCGCGCGATTTCGCCGAGGACGTGGTGCTGCTGAAGGCGGTGGGGATCAACCCGATCGTCGTCCATGGCGGCGGGCCGCAGATCGGGCGGATGCTCAAGCGGCTCGGCGTCGAATCAACCTTCGTGGGCGGCCTGCGCGTGACCGACAAGGCCACCGCCGAGATCGCCGAGATGGTCCTCGCCGGATCGATCAACAAGGAAATCGTCGCCTGGATCGCAGCCGCCGGCGGCAAGGCGGTGGGCATCTCCGGCAAGGATGCCGGGCTGGTCCGCGCCGAGAAGGTGCAGCGCACCGAGGCCGATCCGCTGCAGGGCATCGAGCGGCATGTCGACCTGGGCTTTGTCGGCGAGCCGGTAGCGGTGGACATTTCCATCCTCCAGTCGCTGGCCGCCTCGGGCTTCATCCCCGTGGTGTCGCCGATCGCGCTGGGCGCGGACGGCCACACCTACAACATCAACGCCGATACCATGGCGGGCGCGATCGCCGGCGCGTGCGGCGCCAAGCGCTTCTTCCTGCTCACCGACGTGCCGGGCGTGCTCAGCAAGACCGGTGACCTGCTGACCGATCTGGACGCGGCGCGGGTGCAGGCGCTGAAGGACGACGGCACGATCTCGGGCGGGATGATCCCCAAGGTGGAGACCTGCGTGAACGCGGTTGCGGCGGGGGTCGACGCGGCGGTGATCCTCGACGGGCGCATCCCGCATGGCATGCTGCTGGAAATCTTTACCCGCCAGGGCGTAGGCACGCTCGTCCATAGCTGA
- a CDS encoding queuosine precursor transporter: protein MDTPKLAIPRSLFVYAILYGGMVCMAGVLGVKQVALGPLAVEAGIFAFLLLVVLSSAVAELHGQAIATGLVRLGFVPLLMSAALIQLVLILPTDPGMYPPAVAAFPIVVGQGMRMMLAGFISYGTSQTLNVFIFNKLRGQEGPSGLVWFRGMVASVVSQIVDTVLFISISFLGERPILELMAGQMLTKVVLSIVLVPFLITGAVALGRALDGRRG, encoded by the coding sequence ATGGATACCCCGAAGCTCGCCATCCCCCGCTCGCTGTTCGTCTACGCCATCCTCTATGGCGGTATGGTCTGCATGGCGGGCGTGCTGGGGGTGAAGCAGGTGGCCCTCGGGCCGCTCGCGGTGGAGGCGGGGATCTTCGCCTTCCTGCTGCTCGTCGTGCTGTCGAGCGCGGTGGCCGAGCTGCACGGCCAGGCGATCGCCACCGGGCTGGTGCGGCTGGGCTTCGTGCCGCTGCTGATGTCCGCCGCGCTGATCCAGCTTGTGCTGATCCTGCCGACCGATCCCGGCATGTACCCCCCCGCCGTCGCCGCCTTCCCGATCGTCGTCGGGCAGGGGATGCGTATGATGCTGGCCGGCTTCATCTCCTATGGCACGTCGCAGACGCTCAACGTGTTCATCTTCAACAAGCTGCGCGGGCAGGAGGGGCCGAGCGGCCTGGTCTGGTTCCGCGGCATGGTGGCGAGCGTGGTCTCGCAGATCGTCGATACCGTGCTGTTCATCAGCATCTCCTTCCTCGGCGAGCGCCCGATCCTCGAGCTGATGGCCGGGCAGATGCTGACCAAGGTGGTGTTGTCGATCGTGCTCGTGCCGTTCCTGATCACCGGCGCGGTTGCCCTCGGTCGCGCACTCGATGGACGTAGGGGCTAA
- a CDS encoding glycoside hydrolase family 43 protein gives MRVSLTFSTAAAALALLAGCSTGGPAKNDTASNAATPADASGEPRSPDGKHYLAQPLVKDLFFADPSAHVFNGKVYVYPSHDVDMGIPDDDLGSQYAMHDYQVLSMDRPGGPVTVHPVALDLKQVPWASEKAWAPDAAFKNGTYYLYFPAKDKQGVFRIGVATSNSPVGPFKAEPQPIQGSYSMDPAVFTDDDGQSYLYLGGIWGGQLQRWATGKYDPDAGDTDLKKDDQPALSGKVARLAPDMKRLAEPLRDAVILDEKGKPILGGDHDRRFFEAAWMFKRGGKYYYMYSTGDTHFLAYAIGSSPYGPFSYAGRILEPVQGWTSHGSVFQFQGKWYLAYHDTQLTNKNHLRSAKITELTFRPDGTIVTLKPFKD, from the coding sequence TTGCGCGTTTCGCTGACATTTTCGACGGCTGCGGCCGCCCTGGCGCTGTTGGCGGGCTGTTCCACCGGCGGCCCTGCCAAGAACGACACCGCGTCGAATGCCGCAACGCCGGCCGATGCGTCCGGCGAACCCCGCAGCCCGGACGGCAAGCACTATCTCGCCCAGCCGCTGGTCAAGGATCTGTTCTTCGCCGATCCGTCCGCGCACGTGTTCAACGGCAAGGTCTACGTTTATCCCAGCCACGACGTCGACATGGGCATTCCCGACGACGATCTTGGCAGCCAATATGCGATGCACGACTATCAGGTGCTGAGCATGGACCGCCCCGGCGGTCCGGTGACGGTGCACCCGGTCGCGCTCGACCTGAAGCAGGTGCCCTGGGCCTCCGAAAAGGCCTGGGCGCCCGACGCCGCCTTCAAGAACGGCACCTATTATCTCTATTTCCCGGCCAAGGATAAGCAGGGCGTATTCCGCATCGGCGTCGCCACGTCGAACTCGCCGGTCGGCCCGTTCAAGGCCGAGCCGCAGCCGATCCAGGGCAGCTATTCGATGGATCCGGCGGTCTTCACGGATGATGACGGCCAGAGCTATCTCTATCTGGGTGGCATCTGGGGCGGCCAGCTCCAGCGCTGGGCGACGGGCAAGTACGATCCCGATGCCGGCGATACCGATCTGAAGAAGGACGACCAGCCTGCGCTTTCCGGCAAGGTCGCGCGCCTGGCACCCGACATGAAGCGCCTCGCCGAGCCGCTGCGCGACGCGGTGATCCTCGACGAGAAGGGCAAGCCGATCCTCGGCGGCGACCATGATCGCCGGTTCTTCGAAGCCGCCTGGATGTTCAAGCGCGGCGGCAAATACTATTACATGTACTCGACCGGGGACACGCACTTCCTTGCCTATGCCATCGGCAGCAGCCCTTATGGTCCGTTCAGCTATGCCGGGCGTATCCTGGAGCCGGTGCAGGGCTGGACCAGCCATGGCTCGGTGTTCCAATTCCAGGGCAAATGGTATCTGGCGTATCACGACACCCAGCTGACGAATAAGAACCACCTCCGCTCGGCCAAGATCACCGAACTGACCTTCCGCCCGGACGGGACGATCGTCACGCTAAAGCCGTTCAAGGACTGA
- a CDS encoding M16 family metallopeptidase, producing MPSIRLLCSTALIALAAPALPAFAQQAPAAAPAPLATLVDQVKLPFEQFTLANGLRVIVHTDRKAPVVALSVWYDVGSKHEPAGKTGFAHLFEHLMFNGSQNAPGDFFEPLKQVGATDLNGTTSFDRTNYFETVPRPALERALFLESDRMGWLTPAITQGVLDEQRGVVQNEKRQGDNRPYGLIQYLLFSELLGTTPYGHTPIGSMADLDKASLADVKGWFRDHYGPNNAVLVLAGDVDAAEARPLVEKYFGAIARGPKSALPVVTIPTLPAAKTVVMKDRVPATLIVRSWAVPGLNDPDSSALEVFGQVLGGLASSRLDNALVRKEKLVVSVSAGASAMAQLGMFQIQAVLKPGVDPALVNQRIDAILAELIAKGPTADEVQRVATTRVAGTIAGLESTRAQAATLAEGALYSNDPGIFRRRLTEVATMTPAKARAAAAKWLSRPALTIRVEPGEREAYQESAPVPPAKPAAEEAIPKGTRGGLPDVGPVRDIRFPTVERTTLSNGIALVYARQSAVPITQVSLSFDAGVTADPDGKAGTQNLTLALLEEGTTSRDSIAIAEAEERLGANIGSGSSADRTYLTLGVPSANLGGAVDLFADIVRHPAFAPAEVERIRATTLTGIQFELSDPSGLAGRVLPGLLYGSGYPYAKLGNGSGDPAAVAKLSRDDLLAFHRAWIRPDKAKIFVVSDLPLAQVKAALEARFGAWQGEGAAGVKAFAGKPQPAGARIVLIDRPNSPQSLIQAGQMTPLDPTGDLLVATTANQVLGGGFLSRINMELRENKHWSYGAGGGFNWLEHAVPYSVNAPVQADRTGDSIRAIRQQVRDFLTTAGVTPAELTREVNGATRELAGRFETAGAVLGAMQQNDIRHRPDDYYDTIAQKYRALTAAQLDAAARGALDVDRFVWVVVGDAAKVRPQLDSLGVPVEVISAASLAGKTPPAAK from the coding sequence ATGCCGTCCATTCGTTTGCTCTGCAGTACCGCGCTGATCGCGCTGGCCGCACCCGCCCTGCCCGCCTTCGCGCAGCAGGCGCCGGCCGCCGCGCCCGCGCCGCTCGCCACGCTCGTCGATCAGGTGAAGCTGCCCTTTGAGCAGTTCACCCTGGCCAACGGCCTGCGCGTGATCGTCCATACCGATCGCAAGGCGCCGGTGGTGGCGCTGTCGGTGTGGTATGATGTCGGCTCCAAGCACGAGCCTGCGGGCAAGACCGGCTTCGCGCACCTGTTCGAGCATTTGATGTTCAACGGCTCGCAGAACGCGCCCGGCGACTTCTTCGAGCCGCTCAAGCAGGTCGGCGCGACCGATCTCAACGGCACCACCAGCTTCGATCGCACCAATTATTTCGAGACGGTGCCCCGGCCCGCGCTCGAGCGCGCGCTGTTCCTCGAAAGCGACCGGATGGGCTGGCTCACCCCCGCGATCACGCAAGGCGTGCTCGACGAGCAGCGCGGCGTCGTCCAGAACGAGAAGCGCCAGGGCGACAACCGCCCCTATGGCCTGATCCAGTATCTGCTGTTTTCCGAACTGCTCGGCACCACCCCCTATGGGCACACGCCGATCGGGTCGATGGCCGATCTCGACAAGGCGAGCCTTGCCGATGTGAAGGGCTGGTTCCGCGACCATTACGGCCCGAACAACGCGGTGCTGGTGCTGGCCGGCGACGTCGACGCCGCCGAGGCGCGGCCGCTGGTCGAGAAATATTTCGGCGCCATCGCGCGCGGCCCGAAGAGCGCGCTGCCCGTGGTGACCATCCCCACCCTTCCCGCCGCCAAGACGGTGGTGATGAAGGACCGGGTGCCCGCGACGCTGATCGTGCGCAGCTGGGCGGTGCCGGGGCTCAACGATCCCGATTCGTCCGCGCTCGAAGTGTTCGGGCAGGTGCTGGGCGGGCTCGCCAGCTCGCGGCTCGACAATGCGCTGGTGCGCAAGGAGAAGCTGGTCGTGAGCGTCTCGGCAGGCGCCAGCGCGATGGCCCAGCTGGGCATGTTCCAGATCCAGGCGGTCCTCAAGCCCGGCGTCGATCCGGCGCTGGTCAACCAGCGGATCGACGCGATCCTCGCCGAGCTGATCGCCAAGGGCCCGACCGCGGACGAGGTGCAGCGCGTCGCCACCACCCGCGTCGCCGGTACCATCGCCGGGCTCGAATCGACCCGCGCACAGGCCGCCACCCTGGCCGAGGGCGCGCTCTATTCGAACGATCCGGGCATCTTCCGCCGCCGCCTCACGGAGGTCGCGACGATGACCCCGGCCAAGGCCCGCGCCGCTGCCGCCAAATGGCTGTCGCGCCCGGCCCTCACCATCCGCGTCGAGCCCGGCGAGCGCGAGGCCTATCAGGAATCCGCCCCCGTGCCGCCCGCCAAGCCCGCCGCGGAGGAGGCGATCCCCAAGGGGACGCGCGGCGGCCTGCCGGACGTGGGGCCAGTGCGCGACATCCGCTTCCCCACGGTGGAGCGCACCACGCTCTCCAACGGCATCGCGCTGGTCTATGCCCGCCAGAGCGCGGTGCCGATCACCCAGGTCTCGCTGAGCTTCGATGCCGGGGTCACCGCCGATCCGGACGGCAAGGCGGGTACGCAGAACCTCACGCTCGCGCTGCTCGAGGAAGGCACGACCAGCCGCGATTCGATCGCGATCGCCGAGGCCGAGGAGCGGCTGGGCGCCAATATCGGCTCGGGCAGCTCGGCGGACCGGACCTATCTGACGCTCGGCGTTCCCAGCGCCAATCTGGGCGGCGCGGTCGATCTGTTCGCCGACATCGTCCGCCACCCGGCCTTTGCCCCGGCCGAGGTCGAGCGGATCCGCGCGACCACGCTCACCGGCATCCAGTTCGAGCTGAGCGACCCCAGCGGCCTTGCCGGCCGCGTGCTGCCGGGCCTGCTCTACGGCAGCGGCTATCCCTATGCGAAGCTGGGCAACGGCTCGGGTGATCCCGCGGCGGTGGCCAAGCTCTCGCGCGACGACCTGCTCGCCTTCCACCGCGCCTGGATCCGGCCGGACAAGGCCAAGATCTTCGTCGTCAGCGATCTGCCGCTCGCGCAGGTGAAGGCGGCGCTCGAGGCGCGCTTCGGCGCCTGGCAGGGGGAGGGCGCCGCGGGCGTGAAGGCCTTTGCCGGCAAGCCGCAGCCGGCAGGCGCGCGCATCGTGCTGATCGACCGGCCGAACTCGCCCCAGTCGCTGATCCAGGCCGGCCAGATGACGCCGCTGGATCCCACCGGCGACCTGCTCGTCGCCACCACCGCCAATCAGGTGCTGGGCGGCGGCTTCCTGTCGCGCATCAACATGGAGCTGCGCGAGAACAAGCACTGGTCCTATGGCGCGGGCGGCGGGTTCAACTGGCTCGAACATGCCGTTCCCTATTCGGTCAACGCCCCCGTTCAGGCCGATCGCACCGGTGATTCGATCCGCGCGATCCGCCAGCAGGTGCGCGACTTCCTGACCACCGCGGGCGTCACCCCGGCCGAGCTGACCCGCGAAGTGAACGGTGCCACCCGCGAACTCGCCGGCCGATTCGAAACCGCGGGCGCCGTGCTCGGCGCGATGCAGCAGAACGACATCCGCCACCGCCCGGACGATTATTACGATACGATCGCGCAAAAATATCGCGCGCTCACCGCAGCCCAGCTTGACGCTGCGGCACGCGGGGCACTCGACGTGGATCGCTTCGTTTGGGTGGTCGTGGGCGACGCCGCCAAGGTCCGCCCGCAGCTTGACAGCCTCGGCGTGCCTGTCGAGGTGATCAGCGCGGCGTCGCTGGCGGGAAAGACCCCGCCGGCAGCCAAGTAA
- a CDS encoding TonB-dependent receptor has translation MTSLHKGILASSASVLACIFATAAAAQTAQDQEPVPGEIIVTGARPIAESESLALRIQRASDSLVTVAAADGVGRLPDQNIAQAASRLPGIAVERDQGQARYISLRGAPNYWTTLSFDGITVVSPEGRDARFDSIPSAIASQIVVSKAVTPDMTGETVAGNVNVITRSAFDYKGAHFAGKAGYGIAELGERKQYEVSAVASDRFRVGGGEIGVLVSGSYFQRGMITDNFETDYERVSQDARPGNATRFWAAEAENKLYRLTRRNWSASGRVDYKPDDRNTISLRSIYTIFKDDEARDNYRFDLDDRQSDLVANTADCARDVNPTPTTTGYADVCIGNTPQKGTIYGIDIRQRSTLRAFRQSIFTNSLVGEHDIAPGWHLSWAGNYTESKDDRSVVGELSWDSPSTRTLRPTVAYDFSDPNRSRLMLYTTNQLSSPTRYSAGTRVVAIDTFTKPASSLTVLDAVDTTKAYTGRVVLARETRFLGSDATLKAGFQFDQRTKVADEKQILVNTAAGLTAIGVPTSYTDFSLGDPFAGKIPMDYTFRYFDTDKMRTVANAARSQFAFTPNTANNYDVRERVYAGYVMGTLRYDWGSILGGVRVERLENRGKAVATLGAATGPVTASSSQTLAFPSLHINYNVDTTKKLRLSFNSGAARADYDQMRPNVVINDTNQVISGGNPAVKPERAYGVDGYFEWYVRPQGYLMAGLFYKRVEDVLYRQSRTFGSNALDSNGIDRSSYVFTGITNGGDGRIFGAEAAAQLQLEPWTGSLGLPDWMGGFGISANVTLNDSQVTKPAIGAVPSRKVRLPGTSDLIYNVGGYYEKYGLSLRVQYQRRSDWLDTIADDLTDAGDTYWAADEEMDISARYAITRRFEIYADVQNVLNQPGRRYSEPGNLLTATGTPTPTIKAQTIEWERFGRRYAAGIRLTF, from the coding sequence ATGACATCGCTACACAAGGGCATCCTCGCGTCCAGCGCGAGCGTGCTGGCCTGCATCTTCGCCACGGCCGCCGCTGCGCAGACCGCGCAAGACCAGGAGCCGGTTCCCGGCGAGATCATCGTCACCGGCGCGCGCCCGATCGCCGAATCCGAATCGCTGGCGCTGCGCATCCAGCGCGCCTCGGATTCGCTCGTCACCGTGGCCGCCGCCGACGGCGTGGGTCGCCTGCCCGACCAGAACATCGCCCAGGCCGCTAGCCGCCTGCCGGGCATCGCGGTGGAGCGTGACCAGGGCCAGGCCCGCTACATCTCGCTGCGCGGCGCGCCGAACTACTGGACCACGCTGTCGTTCGACGGGATCACCGTCGTCAGCCCCGAAGGCCGCGACGCGCGCTTCGATTCGATCCCCTCGGCGATCGCCTCGCAGATCGTCGTCTCCAAGGCGGTGACGCCGGACATGACCGGCGAGACGGTGGCGGGCAACGTCAACGTCATCACCCGCTCGGCGTTCGATTACAAGGGCGCGCATTTCGCCGGCAAGGCAGGCTATGGCATCGCCGAACTGGGCGAGCGCAAGCAGTATGAAGTCTCCGCCGTCGCCTCCGACCGCTTCCGGGTCGGCGGGGGCGAAATCGGCGTGCTGGTATCCGGCAGCTATTTCCAGCGCGGCATGATCACCGACAATTTCGAGACCGATTACGAGCGCGTCTCGCAGGATGCGCGCCCGGGCAACGCCACCCGCTTCTGGGCGGCGGAGGCCGAGAACAAGCTGTATCGCCTCACCCGTCGCAACTGGTCGGCCTCGGGCCGGGTCGACTACAAGCCCGACGATCGCAACACCATCTCGCTGCGCTCGATCTACACCATCTTCAAGGACGACGAGGCACGCGACAATTATCGCTTCGATCTCGACGACCGGCAGAGCGATCTCGTCGCCAACACCGCCGATTGTGCCCGCGACGTGAACCCGACGCCGACCACCACCGGCTATGCCGATGTCTGCATCGGCAACACGCCCCAGAAGGGCACGATCTACGGCATCGACATCCGCCAGCGTTCGACGCTGCGCGCCTTCCGCCAGTCGATCTTCACCAACAGCCTGGTCGGCGAGCATGACATCGCGCCGGGCTGGCACCTCTCCTGGGCGGGCAACTACACCGAATCCAAGGACGATCGCTCGGTCGTCGGCGAGCTTTCGTGGGACAGCCCCAGCACCCGCACGCTGCGCCCGACGGTCGCCTACGACTTCAGCGACCCGAACCGCTCGCGGCTGATGCTCTACACCACCAACCAGCTGAGCAGCCCCACCCGCTATTCGGCCGGCACCCGCGTCGTCGCGATCGACACCTTCACCAAGCCCGCGTCGTCGCTCACCGTGCTGGACGCCGTCGACACGACCAAGGCCTATACCGGCCGCGTGGTGCTGGCGCGCGAGACGCGCTTCCTGGGCAGCGACGCGACGCTGAAGGCGGGCTTCCAGTTCGACCAGCGCACCAAGGTGGCCGACGAGAAGCAGATCCTGGTCAACACCGCCGCCGGCCTCACCGCGATCGGCGTGCCGACCAGCTACACGGACTTCTCGCTCGGCGATCCGTTCGCCGGCAAGATCCCGATGGACTATACCTTCCGCTATTTCGATACGGACAAGATGCGCACGGTGGCCAATGCCGCGCGCAGCCAGTTCGCCTTCACGCCCAACACCGCCAACAATTATGACGTGCGCGAGCGCGTCTATGCCGGCTATGTGATGGGGACGCTGCGCTACGACTGGGGCTCGATCCTCGGCGGCGTGCGCGTCGAGCGGCTGGAAAATCGCGGCAAGGCCGTCGCCACGCTGGGTGCCGCCACCGGCCCGGTAACCGCCAGCTCCAGCCAGACGCTGGCCTTCCCGAGCCTGCACATCAACTACAATGTCGACACCACCAAGAAGCTGCGCCTGTCGTTCAACTCGGGCGCCGCGCGCGCCGATTACGACCAGATGCGGCCGAACGTGGTGATCAACGATACCAACCAGGTCATCTCCGGCGGCAACCCGGCGGTGAAGCCCGAGCGCGCCTATGGCGTCGACGGCTATTTCGAATGGTATGTCCGTCCGCAGGGCTATCTGATGGCGGGCCTGTTCTACAAGCGGGTGGAGGACGTGCTGTATCGCCAGTCACGCACCTTCGGATCGAACGCGCTGGACAGCAACGGGATCGACCGCTCGTCCTATGTCTTCACCGGCATCACCAATGGCGGCGATGGCCGCATCTTCGGGGCCGAGGCGGCCGCGCAGCTGCAGCTCGAACCCTGGACCGGATCGCTGGGCCTGCCGGACTGGATGGGCGGCTTCGGCATCTCCGCCAACGTCACGCTCAACGACAGCCAGGTGACCAAGCCCGCGATCGGCGCGGTGCCGTCGCGCAAGGTGCGCCTGCCCGGCACGTCGGACCTGATCTACAATGTCGGCGGCTATTACGAGAAGTACGGCCTGTCGCTCCGCGTCCAGTATCAGCGCCGCAGCGACTGGCTCGACACGATCGCCGACGACCTGACCGATGCCGGCGACACCTATTGGGCCGCGGACGAGGAGATGGACATCTCGGCGCGCTATGCGATCACCCGGCGCTTCGAAATCTATGCCGATGTGCAGAACGTGCTCAACCAGCCGGGCCGCCGCTATTCGGAGCCGGGCAACCTGCTCACCGCCACCGGCACGCCCACGCCGACGATCAAGGCGCAGACGATCGAGTGGGAGCGGTTCGGCCGCCGCTATGCCGCGGGCATCCGCCTGACCTTCTGA